One window of the Cryptomeria japonica chromosome 7, Sugi_1.0, whole genome shotgun sequence genome contains the following:
- the LOC131048584 gene encoding cytochrome P450 734A1 produces the protein MSYGIIYLTWKTEVVGSVTTATMEWNVRVVVAMAACAMVVAEIVRITRLVWWRPRKIQMHFQSQGIRGPPYKLFLGNAKEMMKMMQQASSNPMGYFSHDILPRVLSFYHQWTKIYGSTFLLWFGPVARINIADPQLVQEIFSVRSDDYEKIEANTALKKLEGEGLLNLKGEKWAQHRRIINPAFHMENIKDLTIPAIATSATIMLDKWKNWTESGRNEIEVSEEFQTLSADIIARAAFGSSYEEGKRIFTMQAEQMLFAGEAFRKVILPGSRFLPTKRNLYQWRLDKEIKKSLSELIQRREQDLQVGGTGSDLLGLLINAKATSFEEKRKKENRSSPVKVEDIMEECKTFFFAGRQTTSNMLTWTIVLLAIHKEWQHMARKQVLEVCGENVPDKNSVNQLRIVDMIVNESMRLYPPVVAMMRRIKKEVKLGSLRLPPGLELMIPILAIHHDPILWGEDANEFNPARFSNGVSKAAKHPMAFIPFGLGPRTCIGKNFTLMEAKVVLAMILQHFTFEISPSYVHAPTVLLMLHPQHGAQVIFHPLNQS, from the exons ATGAGTTATGGAATTATATATCTGACTTGGAAGACAGAAGTTGTAGGGAGCGTGACAACAGCCACCATGGAGTGGAATGTTAGGGTGGTTGTTGCTATGGCAGCTTGTGCAATGGTTGTTGCAGAGATTGTGAGAATCACAAGACTTGTGTGGTGGAGGCCTAGAAAGATACAGATGCATTTTCAGTCTCAGGGAATCAGAGGCCCTCCATACAAACTCTTCCTTGGAAATGCAAAGGAGATGATGAAAATGATGCAGCAGGCCAGTTCTAATCCTATGGGATACTTTTCTCATGATATTCTGCCCAGAGTTCTATCATTCTATCATCAGTGGACCAAAATCTATG GGAGCACATTCTTGCTTTGGTTTGGACCTGTTGCAAGAATAAATATTGCAGACCCCCAGCTGGTGCAAGAGATATTCTCTGTGAGGTCTGATGATTATGAGAAAATTGAGGCCAATACTGCTCTCAAGAAATTGGAAGGTGAAGGGTTACTGAACTTGAAAGGCGAGAAATGGGCTCAGCACAGAAGAATCATCAATCCTGCTTTTCACATGGAAAATATCAAA GATTTGACAATTCCTGCAATTGCTACGAGTGCAACAATCATGTTAGACAAATGGAAGAATTGGACTGAATCAGGTAGAAATGAGATAGAAGTTTCTGAGGAATTTCAGACCCTTAGTGCAGATATAATTGCAAGGGCGGCTTTTGGCAGTAGCTATGAGGAAGGAAAACGCATATTCACAATGCAGGCTGAACAAATGCTCTTTGCTGGGGAGGCTTTTAGAAAAGTCATTCTCCCTGGTTCCAG GTTTTTGCCAACTAAAAGGAATCTATATCAATGGAGACTAGACAAGGAAATCAAGAAGTCCTTGAGTGAGCTCATCCAAAGGCGTGAGCAAGATTTACAAGTTGGTGGTACTGGTTCTGATCTTCTAGGACTACTGATCAATGCAAAGGCTACAAGttttgaagaaaagagaaagaaggagaacaGATCTTCTCCTGTAAAAGTAGAGGACATAATGGAGGAGTGCAAGACCTTCTTCTTTGCTGGCAGACAAACCACATCAAATATGCTCACTTGGACCATAGTTCTTCTGGCTATCCATAAAGAATGGCAACACATGGCTAGAAAACAAGTCTTGGAGGTTTGTGGAGAAAATGTACCAGATAAAAATTCTGTCAACCAGCTGAGAATT GTGGACATGATTGTGAATGAATCCATGAGGCTCTACCCACCAGTAGTAGCCATGATGAGAAGAATCAAGAAGGAAGTGAAGCTAGGAAGCCTAAGACTTCCACCAGGACTAGAACTAATGATACCTATATTGGCAATCCACCATGACCCAATTCTTTGGGGAGAAGATGCCAATGAGTTCAACCCTGCAAGGTTCAGCAATGGAGTTTCAAAAGCTGCAAAACATCCCATGGCATTCATTCCATTTGGCCTAGGGCCAAGGACATGCATAGGCAAGAATTTTACCCTAATGGAAGCCAAGGTTGTACTAGCCATGATTCTACAACATTTCACCTTTGAGATTTCTCCATCCTACGTGCATGCACCAACAGTGCTATTGATGCTACACCCTCAACATGGAGCCCAGGTCATATTTCATCCATTGAATCAGTCATGA